The DNA region AGCGGCGTGTTGCACGCGAAAACTATCAGGTATCGAAGGAGTTGCCGCGCGAAACGCGGCAGAACGCGTGGAAGGCCTATCAGCAGCTGTCCCCGGAGCAAAAGGAACGGCTCGCCGCCAGCGAGCGTAAACGGCGGCCCAGCGTGGTCAGCGCGCCGCCGTCGGGCCGCAGCGAGATCAAGGGGCTCGACCGCCTGGTCAATGCCCGTGAGCACGGTGCAAGCGGCGCCGCGGCCGCGAGCATCGCGGCGGCCGCGTCGTTGCCGAGCCCGGCCGCCGCGCCGCCGATTCCCGCTGCCGGCAGCTTCGTGCCCGCGACGCCGCTGCCGGTTTCACCGGCCGAGGCGCCATCCATCTTCAACGGCTCCTGAGCGGGCGCCCCACCGTGTCGCAGCCGCTCACCACCCCGGCCTTGCCCGTCGATACGGCCGGCAATTCGCCCACCGTGCGGCGGCGTCTCGCGGCGCTGCTGTACGAAGCGCTGATCCTGTTCGGCGTGGTGTTCGTCGCCGGCTATCTGTTCAGCACGCTGACCCAGCAACGCAACGGGCTGACCCATCACAACCTGCTGGCGGCCTGGATCGGCCTCGTGGTCGGTGTGTATTTCGTCTGGTTCTGGACCCACAGCGGCCAGACCTTGCCGATGAAAACCTGGCGCCTGCGCGTCGTCGCCGCCGACGGCGCGCCGCTCTCGACCGGCCGCGCAATCGCCCGCTACGTGCTCGCGTGGCTGTGGTTTCTGCCGCCGCTCGCGCTCCATCCATTGCTCGGACTCAAGCTGCCGCAAACGTTGATGATCGCCGGCATCTGGTTCGTGCTGTGGGCCGCCACCGGCCGGTTCGATCCGCAACGCAAATTCCTCCACGACCGCCTCGCCGGCACGCGGGTGGTTAGCGTCGCACGGTGATCGGCCGGGCGGTTCTTTCGCTCTCCCCTCGCTTTACCGCCCCTCACACCCACCGCCTCATCTGCGCCCGCGCCTCGCAGTAATAAGAACTTCTCATGACTGTCACGGCACAGTCACGCTCACGCGGCCCAATACGGCCACTGCAACTCGACGCGTGAGCCATGGACCCCAGAACGTCCGCGACTTCCCTGTTCCGCCAGACCGGCCCGAGCGTCGACCCCGTCGCGTTCCGCCCGGAACCCAATCAGAGTCACGGTTTGCCGTTGCCCGTGGCGCCACTGCCGCTCGACGCCAACGCCGGCCAGCACGACGACGACCACGCCGCGCCGCACCGCTTCCGCACCATCTGGCTCTCCGACATCCATCTCGGCTCGAGCGGCTGTCAGGCGCCTTATCTGCTGGACTTCCTGCGCCATACCGAGTCGGAGTATCTGTACCTCGTGGGCGACATCATCGACGGCTGGCAGTTGAAGAAAGGCTGGTACTGGCCGCAGGCGCACAACGACGTCGTGCAGAAGGTGCTGCGCAAGGCGCGCAAAGGCACCCAGGTGATCTACGTGCCCGGCAATCACGACGAAGCCGCGCGCCAGTTCTGCGACCTCGCGTTCGGCGACATCCACGTGCGCGGCGAGGCGTTTCACACCACGCTCGCCGGCAAGCGTCTGTGGATCGTGCACGGCGATCTGTTCGACGGCGTGATCCAGCACGCCAAGTGGCTCGCCTATCTCGGCGACACGCTCTACACGATGATCCTGATCCTGAACCGCTGGTTCAACCGGATCCGCAGCCGGCTCGGTTTTCCGTACTGGTCGCTGTCGCAGTACCTGAAGCATCAGGTGAAGAACGCGGTGAATTTCATCTCCTCGTTCGAACGCGTGATGACCGACGAAGCACGCCGCCGCGGCTGCGACGGCGTGGTCTGCGGCCACATCCATAAAGCCGAGATACGCGATATCGACGGCGTGCTGTATTGCAACGACGGCGACTGGGTCGAAAGCCTGTCGGCACTCGTCGAAACGTATGAAGGCGAACTCAAGGTGATCTACTGGACCGTGATGCGCTCCCCGGAAGTGGGCGTGCAAAAGGCCCGGGCGACCGCGTAATCCCTCTTAACTTCTATTGGGCCGAAACCGATGAAGATCATGATCGTCACCGACGCATGGGAACCGCAGGTCAATGGCGTCGTGCGCACGCTGAAAAACACCACGCGCGAACTGAGCGCGCTGGGCCACCGCATCGAACTGCTGACACCGCTCGAATTCAGGACGATTCCTTGCCCGACCTATCCGGAGATCCGTCTGTCGCTGCTGCCGCGCCGCAAGCTGCGCCAGCGTATCGACGAATTCGCGCCGGACGCTTTGCACATCGCCACCGAAGGTCCGCTCGGCATGGCCGCGCGCGCCTACGCGCTGCAGCACAAGCTGCCGTTCACGACCGCTTATCACACGCGCTTTCCGGAGTACGTGCAGGCGCGCTTCGGCATTCCGCTCGCCGCGACTTACAAGTTCCTGCACTGGTTTCACAAGCCGTCGCTGTCGGTGATGGCGCCCACGCCGGTCGTGAAAAGCGACCTCGAGAAGTTCGGTTTCACCAACGTCGTGCTGTGGACGCGCGGTGTCGACCTGGACATCTTTCACCAGATGGACTCGAAGGTGCTCAACACCGCCCGGCCGATCTTTCTGTACGTGGGACGCGTGGCGGTCGAGAAGAACGTCGAGGCGTTTCTGAAGCTCGATCTGCCCGGCTCGAAGTGGGTTGCCGGCGAGGGCCCCGCGCTCGCCGAACTGAAGTCGCGGTATCCGCAAGCGAATTACCTGGGCGTACTGACGCAGGCC from Paraburkholderia aromaticivorans includes:
- a CDS encoding RDD family protein, whose product is MSQPLTTPALPVDTAGNSPTVRRRLAALLYEALILFGVVFVAGYLFSTLTQQRNGLTHHNLLAAWIGLVVGVYFVWFWTHSGQTLPMKTWRLRVVAADGAPLSTGRAIARYVLAWLWFLPPLALHPLLGLKLPQTLMIAGIWFVLWAATGRFDPQRKFLHDRLAGTRVVSVAR
- a CDS encoding UDP-2,3-diacylglucosamine diphosphatase produces the protein MDPRTSATSLFRQTGPSVDPVAFRPEPNQSHGLPLPVAPLPLDANAGQHDDDHAAPHRFRTIWLSDIHLGSSGCQAPYLLDFLRHTESEYLYLVGDIIDGWQLKKGWYWPQAHNDVVQKVLRKARKGTQVIYVPGNHDEAARQFCDLAFGDIHVRGEAFHTTLAGKRLWIVHGDLFDGVIQHAKWLAYLGDTLYTMILILNRWFNRIRSRLGFPYWSLSQYLKHQVKNAVNFISSFERVMTDEARRRGCDGVVCGHIHKAEIRDIDGVLYCNDGDWVESLSALVETYEGELKVIYWTVMRSPEVGVQKARATA
- a CDS encoding glycosyltransferase family 4 protein codes for the protein MKIMIVTDAWEPQVNGVVRTLKNTTRELSALGHRIELLTPLEFRTIPCPTYPEIRLSLLPRRKLRQRIDEFAPDALHIATEGPLGMAARAYALQHKLPFTTAYHTRFPEYVQARFGIPLAATYKFLHWFHKPSLSVMAPTPVVKSDLEKFGFTNVVLWTRGVDLDIFHQMDSKVLNTARPIFLYVGRVAVEKNVEAFLKLDLPGSKWVAGEGPALAELKSRYPQANYLGVLTQAELAKVYAAADVFVFPSRTDTFGLVLLEALACGTPVAAYPVTGPIDVLGDGGAGAMREDLREACLEALKIDRNDARAWAERFSWAAASEQFAAHLKPLPRAAYREESAAA